From the genome of Ziziphus jujuba cultivar Dongzao chromosome 6, ASM3175591v1, one region includes:
- the LOC132804025 gene encoding protein FAR1-RELATED SEQUENCE 3-like, producing MQGQDAELLKEYFLIEQERDPSFMFEIDADDECKLKHCFWSDSVCRRAYGCFGDVVVFDTTYNTNQYGMIFAPLVWVNNHGQTVIFACAFLSDERIESFVWLFEVLKKSMPCKCLKDDYHRSRSCNDKGWIFTRISNTAFGNQNVRKSLKENGLLSSKMRTYMTMNGALAHQRHEDLYASHVDINEKPVLKLPLEMEKQMVEIYIRKIFYKFQDELWHSLVTVPQIVSENDTHKMYTVQSCPNESVPRFREIAYDKVLDYASCSCKKFESEGIPCRHILAFLRLFGDIPLPNQYIMKRWSRVAKSQIIYDKEGVAQRVEAFMKKVNDTTLKDPSQGRIGSLRDDPCVWITRPVKLTWQ from the exons ATGCAGGGACAAGATGCAGAACTATTAAAGGAATATTTCCTAATAGAGCAAGAAAGGGATCCATCATTTATGTTTGAGATAGATGCAGATGATGAATGTAAATTGAAGCATTGTTTTTGGTCTGATTCGGTTTGTAGAAGAGCTTATGGATGTTTTGGTGATGTAGTGGTATTTGATACAACTTACAACACTAATCAGTATGGTATGATATTTGCACCTTTGGTTTGGGTTAACAATCATGGTCAAACAGTGATATTTGCATGTGCATTCTTAAGCGATGAAAGAATTGAAtcttttgtttggttatttGAGGTATTAAAGAAGAGCATGCCCTGCAAATGCCTCAAAGATGATTATCACCGATCAAGATCCTGCAATGACAAAGGCT GGATTTTTACAAGGATTTCAAACACTGCATTTGGGAATCAGAATGTCCggaagagtttgaaagaaaatgggcTTCTATCATCGAAAATGCGAACCTACATGACAATGAATG GTGCACTTGCACATCAACGTCACGAAGACTTATATGCTAGTCATgttgatattaatgagaagcCTGTTTTGAAACTGCCATTGGAAATGGAGAAGCAAATGGTTGAGATATACATACGCaagattttttataagtttcaaGATGAGTTGTGGCATAGCTTAGTAACAGTACCACAAATTGTTAGTGAAAATGATACACATAAAATGTATACGGTCCAGAGTTGTCCAAATGAAAGTGTCCCAAGGTTCCGGGAAATTGCTTATGATAAAGTTTTGGACTATGCATCGTGTAGCTGTAAAAAGTTTGAGAGTGAAGGGATTCCATGTAGacatattttggcatttttgCGACTCTTTGGTGATATTCCTCTGCCgaatcaatatataatgaaaagatGGTCTAGAGTTGCAAAGTCTCAAATAATATATGACAAGGAG GGGGTAGCACAAAGAGTGGAGGCATTTATGAAAAAGGTTAATGATACAACTTTGAAAGACCCATCTCAG GGTCGCATTGGCAGCTTAAGGGATGACCCCTGCGTGTGGATTACCAGGCCTGTAAAACTGACATGGCAATAA
- the LOC107430343 gene encoding (S)-ureidoglycine aminohydrolase, which yields MQRLSSLSLHALLPLFTTLSLLKVIVAEEGFCSWSSISDSSSNSKHLYWKVTNPTLSPSHLQDLPGFTRSVYKRDHALITPESHVFSPLPEWKNTLGAYLITPAIGSHFVMYLAKMQETSLSGLPAYNVERFVFVVQGAVTLTNASGASHKLMVDSYAYLPPNFEHLLKCDESATLVVLERRYASLENHFTELIVGSTDQQPILETPGEVFELRKLLPVSIAYDFNVHIMDFQPGEYLNVKEVHYNQHGLLLLEGKGIYRLGDSWYPVQAGDAIWMAPFVPQWYAALGKTRTRYFLYKDANRDPL from the exons ATGCAGCGCCTCTCATCACTTTCTCTACATGCTCTCCTCCCACTTTTCACCACTCTAA GTTTGCTCAAAGTGATAGTTGCTGAAGAGGGGTTTTGCTCTTGGTCTTCCATAAGCGATTCGAGTTCGAACTCAAAGCATCTGTATTGGAAGGTTACGAATCCCACGCTTTCACCTTCTCATCTTCAAG ACTTACCAGGTTTTACACGAAGCGTCTATAAAAGAGACCATGCTCTGATAACACCTGAAAGTCATGTTTTCAGCCCCCTACCTGAGTG GAAAAATACGTTAGGAGCCTATTTGATTACTCCAGCCATTGGATCACACTTTGTGATGTACTTGGCAAAGATGCAAG AGACTTCACTATCTGGACTCCCAGCGTACAATGTTGAGAG GTTCGTATTTGTGGTTCAGGGTGCTGTGACTCTGACTAATGCTTCTGGTGCTAGCCACAAACTTATG GTGGATTCATATGCTTATCTACCTCCTAATTTTGAACATCTCCTTAAGTGTGATGAGTCTGCTACACTTGTGGTATTGGAGAGAAG GTATGCTTCTCTGGAGAATCATTTTACAGAGCTGATTGTGGGTTCAACAGACCAACAGCCAATTCTTGAAACTCCAGGAGAG GTCTTTGAGCTAAGGAAGCTTCTGCCTGTGTCTATTGCCTATGACTTCAATGTCCAT ATTATGGATTTTCAGCCTGGAGAATATCTTAATGTGAAg GAGGTCCATTATAATCAGCATGGATTGCTGCTCTTGGAGGGGAAGGGCATTTACCGCTTGGGTGACAGCTG GTACCCTGTTCAAGCAGGTGATGCCATTTGGATGGCACCGTTTGTTCCTCAATG GTATGCTGCACTGGGTAAAACCCGTACACGATATTTTCTGTACAAAGATGCAAATAGGGATCCACTGTAA